Within the Carassius gibelio isolate Cgi1373 ecotype wild population from Czech Republic chromosome B4, carGib1.2-hapl.c, whole genome shotgun sequence genome, the region ttaaaaaaactcactagcttctctaatctttttgtattctatttgttttctttttattatacagttaacaaaagtaaaaaaggcattaaacactagcttgctctattctatgttttcttttatttattatacaataaaaaaactgaGCTAActtagacttgttatagcactcaTTGCTCTTCTGTTGATTTTAATTGCTTGCATTGTCCTCATTTCTAAGTCGCTTCGCATAAAAGCTTCTGCTTAATGACTAAATCTAAATGCAGGGTTTTGCCTTGTGGGTTACATAATGATGATGTCGCGCAATGACATAACAACGCTATTGAGCAACTTTCCTTGAACATGATTGTATTCAGTTTTACACAGGAAGCATAGTCGAGTGTCAGTCATGAACATTTTGCAGATCCTTTACGAGTGGATCGACATCAaagctgtttttatattttcgtGTGTGTTTTTATTGCTGAGTGATTATATCAGAAATAAAGCACCGAGGAACTTTCCTCCTGGACCTTGGTCTTTGCCGTTCATAGGAGACCTTCATCATATCGAAAACGGTAGGATTCATCTTCAGTTATCTCAGGTAAATACATTTCCAGCTTATATCCAAcgaaataaatctgaaaacgcAAAGTAGGCTAGCGGTTAATCACCGCAAACCGCGTTAATCGCGTGGAAAATGAGGAGTACGACaccgaaaataaataaataaacatactttacaTGAGCTCAGTCAGACAGCTATATCCACAACATAAGCGTATTACAGTTACAGCAGCAAAAGCGATAAAGGAAAACCAGTTAAACTTTGCTTTAACTCTGTTCTCAGAGCCTTAAAATGGCAATAATGAAAATAAGGGTCAGGGTATGGCTCTGGGAACATTTGCTTCCGCAGTTACATAATGCAATATTATCCTGAATAACTTAATGAAGCATAAAGAATTCAGTTTCTTTCAAAAGCTTTATTGTCTATCCCCAGTGGAGTTGAAAATAGTCTTTATCCTCAAcatacaaacaatacaaataataaatcacaaCAGCAACATACATAACTttaaaaatgcatctttaaaaTACTAATGGCAGATGGGATACAGGTTTTCTTATACTTGGCCTTTTCTCACCAAAGGCACTTTATACGCTACAGTCTGCCAGATGAAATAACTGAAAAGAAGAGTTTCCCACAATAACAGAGGCTTTTCTTTGTAATGCCACAGTATGGAGATCAGTGAGAGGTACATGTCTTTCACCAGTTATTTTACTCGAAACTATAGAACCATCACAGAAGATTCTAATGGGTTCAACTACAAACCATTACAaactattataaaattattttcagtaGTGTTTTTTGGGTAGACATTCTattaggatttattggttttAACAAGCAGCCGATTGACCAGAGACCCACAGGGTCCATTACAAACCAATAGAAGTCCAGTTATAACCagtaaaactattacaaattttGTGATGGTGTCTATTGCAGTCTGTTTTTGCTTTTAACAGAAAGAGAGTTAGACCAGGATACAATATTAAAAGTAAGAAAAGATTCAAAAAGTGATTAATATACAACAACAGAATGTCCCTTTCAGACACCTccagcattttttgtttttgtacaattTTCACCCAAATATTGAGATATTGTTGTATGCATATCTGAACATGCAACagcctacatcaaaacaaagAACAGAGTCTCTATACTTAAAAGAAAATCCCTTTTATTCTGTCTTcaagcattcttttttttatcaacacttgaatgtaggtatttttatttttttatttttttatcaaaaaggCTATGAAGTATTGTTCATATTCACTTCCACAGTCCTTTACCACTTCCTGGATTGAAGTTTTGCTTGGTAACATTAGGCAGGCTTCATTATGCTGTTTATTGTTGATAAtcgcattatttttcatatgcatCTGCTTACAATCTGTGTTATGATTTTCCTGAACATATGCTTTTACTTCAGGAGCTCATGTTCTGACAACAAATCATATTTTACAGTTTGCAGAAAAATACGGCAAGATTTTCAGTCTTAGAATTTTCGGTTCAAGAATCGTTGTGTTGGATGGATATAAACTCGTGAAGGAGGTGTATTTACAACACGATGACAGCCTTGCTGGTCGACCTATGTTACCTATATTTACTGACATTGTCGGAGACAAAGGTCAGTCTAATATATGAATGCCAAATTGGTGTTTTTACCATATTTGACCATAAATTGGATCAGTAATCAATGAACTGTAAAGGGTCTGTTTTGCGATCAGGTTTAATTGCTGCCAAAGGCTTTAAATGGAAGCAACAGAGAAGATTTGCTCTCTCAACCCTTCGTAACTTCGGATTGGGAAAGAAAAGCCTGGAGCTGTCCATCAGTCTTGAATGTCGCTTTCTGAATGAGGCCGTTTCAAATGAACAAGGTGTTTACTAAGCATTGTGTACTGAAAACAATTGAATCAGCATTTGAAATCAGAAGCACAGTGTGATTAACAACTTCTGTTCCAGGTCGACCGTTTGACCCTCGCTCACTGCTGAGCAATGCTGTCTCAAACGTGATCTGCGTGCTTGTGTTTGGTCATCGATTTGAGTACAGTGACAATGGCTTTCAGTCTCTCTTGAAGAACATCAATGAAGCTGTGTATCTGCAAGGAGGCGTCTGTGCTCAGGTAAACCTTTTGACATTGAATGCTCTCTTTCACTGCTCAGCTGCTTTTTGCTAATTCTATGTTCCTGTGGCACATGAACTGGCTTATAGTTGCGTATGTTTGTTTAGTGTACAATACATCCTTCATAGATAGATGCTGCTCTGATTtagttaaaaaacacataaataactCAAGACATATCAAATGATCTGTAAGAGAGACAAAGCAATAGCGACCATTTAATAAAAACCGTTACACACACTTGTGTTGCAAAATTATAGTCGGATCCAACATACTTGGCACAGCATTATCTTTtagtttaaatctttttttaaatcacgcATTGAAtcatgccttgtttgtaaacaaatccgCTGTAAAATGAAGCAAGCAATCTATGATgcgtccctgtttgcgtacagggacataaaaaatcaattaaaattgagACGTGGATACGTggaaggtgtctgagattgttcattttaagtaaaggatcttaatatttcgtccacaacaatatttaatgaggttaacttataacgttaccctccatgtggttagtctgcataagatcaacaagcttgtttgctttgtggCCAATAAGCATTCGgtctacgtcagagcgtctgagcgctcatgattctttctgcagcgtcgtgagcagagcggcaagagcgatttttgatgcTCTCGACGATGGCGGTGTGAAAGCACAGTAAGAGCATCTTCGTTGTTTTGTTTCTGCATAGAAATGCGCGGTGGACTCTCTCGTGACCTCtacataccgtattttttggaatataagtcgcacctgagtataagtcgcatcagtccaaaaatacgtcatgatgaggaaaaaaacattcaggtctcttagttcatttctcttggttcatgtcaaattaattttgataaataagtcacacctgactataagtcgcaggaccagccaaactatgaaaaaaagtgtgacttatagtccggaaaatacggtatgtgaaTTGGTGGCCAGGGCTAAACCGGCAGCGATGTataatcggtgggcggggcttaacTGTTAGTGATGTataatcagtgggcggggctaaactgcCAGCGATGTATAATCGGTGGGAGGGGCTAAGCATACAgcgatgtagaatcagtgggtggggctaaacaggcagcaatGTAGAATTGGTGGGTGAggctaaaggcctgttcacaccaagaacgataactataaagataacgatattagcgtctgCTACtataaattctcgagctcattacagcaggattgattctgattggttggcaatgtttttatcgttcatcagaaaaaaaatcgttctgaaagtgattccaatgatatcgtttctctgtgcctttatcgttatagttgtggtgtggactcagctattctttaatattgagaaagatttttagaactatatctttatcattatctttatagtaattgtgcttggtgtgaacgggccttaagcaTGCAGCGATGTAGAattggtgggtggggctaaactgCTAGCCATGTATGATTTTCTGCAGAGGCGGtgcttagccacactattacgTCATAGAGTAAAACATTCCACAAGCTGTCGTTTTGGCAGACTGCCTTCAATATacgctgtttttagactaacgacTAAGTTttgagataaaataaaattaactataGTGCTGCAGAAATGCGGTCCTGACAGTGCAGCCTCTTACTTGCTTTATCTTCTTCTTTCTTTAGCTGTATAACATGCTTCCACGACTCATGCGTCAGGTGCCTGGACCACATCAGAGAATTTTTACTCTGTGGCGTGAGGTGATTGACTTTATTCGAGAGAAGGTGAATGCACACAGA harbors:
- the LOC127956825 gene encoding cytochrome P450 2J3 isoform X1 encodes the protein MNILQILYEWIDIKAVFIFSCVFLLLSDYIRNKAPRNFPPGPWSLPFIGDLHHIENGRIHLQLSQFAEKYGKIFSLRIFGSRIVVLDGYKLVKEVYLQHDDSLAGRPMLPIFTDIVGDKGLIAAKGFKWKQQRRFALSTLRNFGLGKKSLELSISLECRFLNEAVSNEQGRPFDPRSLLSNAVSNVICVLVFGHRFEYSDNGFQSLLKNINEAVYLQGGVCAQLYNMLPRLMRQVPGPHQRIFTLWREVIDFIREKVNAHRVDYDPSNPRDYIDCFLGEMEKVKDDTDAGFDVENLCFCTLDLFGAGTETTSTTLYWGLLYMVKYSEIQAKVQEEIDHVVGGSRQPSLSDRDNMPYTNAVIHEIQRIGNIIPMNVARATVEDIQIGKYSIPKGTIVTGNLTSVLFDESEWETPQCFNPGHFLDAEGQFRRRDAFLPFSLGKRVCPGEQLARMELFLFFSSLLQRFTFSSPAGVEPSLDFKLGATHSPQPYELCAVPR